A segment of the Ipomoea triloba cultivar NCNSP0323 chromosome 1, ASM357664v1 genome:
AAAATTTTGCTTAAAAATAAAGTTAGTTGACAAAAAGGGCCAATATGAATGGGATGTGGAGAGTATAATAAAGAAACTAGGTGGCACATTAGTGTATAAATAGACATAAATCGTGTTTGAGAATCCAGTTGTGTCTGTATATCCTGACTGGACACTGAAGCAAAAACCAGGACTAGCTGAAACCAGTCAAAACCAGGAAGAAAGGTTACCAAGAAAAATGGGAAGAGCTGGACCGACTGCAGTTCCAAAGTTTATGTCCTTGGGACTTTGAACCTCCGTGCTCATCTCTACCTGAATGAGTGTTTGACACAACCTCAGACAATTACAAGGGACATCCTGCAAGTTAACATACTAATGAAATGGTCGATTATAGGTAGGTTCTTTCTGGTGAAGCTTCAGTTCTGGCAATATCTTATATAGAAACTTCCATAGGTGATTCTCACAAGTCATATTTGTAAATTACTAAAGGGGAAagaaattagttttttttttttttattattttttttttaagtgaaagTGATCGATGAACAAAAGAAAGAAGGTTGAAAAGATATTCAAGTTTCTAAAGAGTTAAGAAGGCTCTTTAGTAAGCAAGAACACAGGTTTGTCTTAGTTTAATGAACCAAGAATATACTATGGTACTTGTGTTGCTAAAGAGTTACCATAGTTGATGAGAGGTATCCTGAGCAGAGAGAAAGGTTCCCCACTCCCTCCAACCCCAAATTGCAGGATTTAATTTCATCCTTTAGCACTGAACTGGCACACCCTCTTTTCACATAGTATTCTTCAATGGTTCTTGTTACCAAAAGTTCTGACATGAACATTCACCATCTTCAAAGTGGTGGAAACGGTAGGCATCTCTTACAATAATGGCTCGATTTGCAACCTTAGACACACACTTAATCCAGTTGTGGCAATCATTACAGACACGAAGGTTCTTCATCACACATAGCGGAATTGTATCTGGCAAGTTTAGAAGGCCAAATGCAATAGCCAACTTCTCACTGTGTACAAATGCAGTTGCGTCCTTCTGTTCCAGCTCCAAATCATTCCAAAGGTTGTGACAGTCTTGTATATAACCAACTGCAGCTGCACGTTTATTCAGTTCCTCTACAAATGTATGAATCTCATCTGCTAGAGGATGTAGTCGATCACCAACGAAAAATGCATGAATCTTGTTTTTAACTTCAATCCAACTGCGACCAGGCTCTTTCCTGACACCCATGTCTTTCATTAGCTGCCTTGTGCAATTTCGATGATCCCATCTCCCAACAACTGCATACAAGTTTGATAGAAGAACATAAGTTGCTGAATCTTTAGGCTCCAATTCTAAGAGATGGTTGCCAGCAAATTCTCcaatttcaatatttttgtGAACTGTGCAAGCACTCAGCAAGGTCCTCCAAACCATTGCATCAGGTGCAATGGGCATAGTCTCCACAAATTCTCTTGCACGCTGCAATTGACCAGCCCGTCCTAAAATATCAACAACACAAGCATAATGCTCTGGTCTTGGTACTAAATCATGATCTTCACTCATAGCCTTGAAGTAGCTAAGCCCCTCGTCCACCAGCCTTACATGGCTGCAGGCTGACAAAACACCAACATAGGTGACATAGTTTGGTATCACCCCtgcatttttcatttcttcaaagAGATCTAATGCTTCATTGCCAAGACCGTGTTGTGAATAGCCAGTAATCATGGCATTCCATGAAACTTGATTTCTGCAAGGCATTTCTAGGAACTCTCTCCTGGCATCACTGAGATTTCCGCATTTTGCATACATTGTGATCAACACATTGGAAGCTTCTGTTTCTGAGTCATAACCAGTTTTTATCATCCTAGCATGAATTTGCTTTCCTTGTTTAATATTTGTTGTATTAGCAGCTGCACTAACAGCAGACCCATATGTATACATGTTAGCTTCTACTCCAGAATGATTCATTCTAGAGAAAACTCTTAATGCTTCCTCACAGTATCCACTCTGGGCAAATCCTGATACCAACCCATTCCATGAAATATTATCTTTTGAATCAATCTTGTTAAATGCCACATATGCATCATGCACTTTACCACATCTAGCATATAGGCAAACAAGTGCATTGCCAATTGACAGATCTGATGCATAGCCAAAGATGATTGATTGAGCATGCACTTGTCTCCCTTGATTGAGTGCTTGAATTCCAGCACATGCAGTGATTGCACTTGCAAATCCTATATTGTCTGATTGAATATGGTGGTCCTGCATTTGATGAAAAAGTCGTATTGCTTCAACAAATAGGTCATGCTGAGTATATCCAGCAATCATAGATGTCCAGGAGACGACATCTTCCTCATTGAGACGTCTGAAAATTTTCTGGGCTGCATCTAATTTACCATGCTTAGCATACATGTCGATAAGCACACTACAAACATAAACATTTGGCTGAAAACCAGTCTTTATGACTTGACTATGTATTTGCTCACCGAGATCCAGATCACCCACAGATGTACAAGTTCTCAATATACTAGGGTAAGTGTATTGATTAGGTTGCAGTCCTTCACTCTGCATCTGGGCAAAAAGCCGACACGATTCATTCAAATCCCCCTTCTGCCCATAAGCCACTAGCATAACATTCCACAAAACTATGTTTTCCATCTGGGTTGTTAGGAAAAAATCACGGGCTGTTTTTATATCAGAACATTTGACATAAAGGTCTAGTATAGATCCTTCAATAATTATATCTGAACATAAGCCTGCCTTTGTTGCATATGCATGCAGTTGCCTTCCCTTCTGAAGATCCCCTGATGATGCACAAGCATTCAAGAGGCTCGAGATTGTAACACAATCAGACTTTATAGAATCAATttgcattttatcaaacaatttGAGAGCCCTCTCACTGAATCCTTGCATGGAGAAGCCTGATATTAGTGTGTTATAAGACACTCTGTCCCTAAGCTTCATTTCAGAAAATATTTGCTCCGCAGATAGCAAGGCCCCACAGCGTGAATATAATGCTACAAGAGCATTGCCCACATATACATCCGATAAATATCCCCACTTTAAGATTATAGAATGGAACTGTTCTCCCAGCTCAAGTAACAGCAACTTGGTGGTGGCACTTAAAACACTAGAAAAGGCATATGGAGTAGGAATAACTCCTGATTTACGCATATCCTTATAGAGAAAAATAGCATCTTTTTCATGCCCGTTCTGACAGA
Coding sequences within it:
- the LOC116025218 gene encoding pentatricopeptide repeat-containing protein At4g13650, coding for MLNRILDGFIHSLLKPSANCLKETLHSTCLKSIRLVKLAPFTSSASAISPFIDDFPYEESEGNNSRSSVPCVRKDNGFSNQRYCLSSLDSYTRSGSISEAKELQGKILKTDETIGTPLINSYVGNEDLAGSLQVLNDTPSRSKNVSEWNKLISGFQNDVRIFHMFSRMMNENVRPDGSTFTTVLGACGGAEIASHFHVIEQIHAMIVHYGFAGSCNVCNYLIDLYSKNGSVDSAKKVFEDLHSRDSASWVAMTSGFCQNGHEKDAIFLYKDMRKSGVIPTPYAFSSVLSATTKLLLLELGEQFHSIILKWGYLSDVYVGNALVALYSRCGALLSAEQIFSEMKLRDRVSYNTLISGFSMQGFSERALKLFDKMQIDSIKSDCVTISSLLNACASSGDLQKGRQLHAYATKAGLCSDIIIEGSILDLYVKCSDIKTARDFFLTTQMENIVLWNVMLVAYGQKGDLNESCRLFAQMQSEGLQPNQYTYPSILRTCTSVGDLDLGEQIHSQVIKTGFQPNVYVCSVLIDMYAKHGKLDAAQKIFRRLNEEDVVSWTSMIAGYTQHDLFVEAIRLFHQMQDHHIQSDNIGFASAITACAGIQALNQGRQVHAQSIIFGYASDLSIGNALVCLYARCGKVHDAYVAFNKIDSKDNISWNGLVSGFAQSGYCEEALRVFSRMNHSGVEANMYTYGSAVSAAANTTNIKQGKQIHARMIKTGYDSETEASNVLITMYAKCGNLSDARREFLEMPCRNQVSWNAMITGYSQHGLGNEALDLFEEMKNAGVIPNYVTYVGVLSACSHVRLVDEGLSYFKAMSEDHDLVPRPEHYACVVDILGRAGQLQRAREFVETMPIAPDAMVWRTLLSACTVHKNIEIGEFAGNHLLELEPKDSATYVLLSNLYAVVGRWDHRNCTRQLMKDMGVRKEPGRSWIEVKNKIHAFFVGDRLHPLADEIHTFVEELNKRAAAVGYIQDCHNLWNDLELEQKDATAFVHSEKLAIAFGLLNLPDTIPLCVMKNLRVCNDCHNWIKCVSKVANRAIIVRDAYRFHHFEDGECSCQNFW